A window of Microbacterium sp. BK668 genomic DNA:
CTGGACCGGGTCGTCGCGCGGGACTTCCCGTTCCTCGGCGCCTGCTACGGCGTCGGAACGGTCGGTGCGTACCTCGGGGCGACAATCGATCGCACCTACAGCGAGCCCATCAGCGTCGTCCCCGTGACGCTGACCGAGGACGGGGCATCCGATCCCCTCCTGGAAGGGATGCCGCGCACCTTCGAGGCGTTCGTCGGCCATAAGGAGGCTATCTCGGCACTCCCCGAGCGGGCCGTGCTGCTCGCGTCGTCGCCGACGTGCCCCGTCCAGATGTTCCGCGTCGGCCGGAACGTCTACGCGACGCAGTTCCACCCCGAGCTCGACGTCGAGGGCATCACGACCCGCATCCACGCCTACGCGTCGCACGGCTACTTCGAGACCGACGAGCTCGACCTCACCCTCGCCGCCGTGCGCCGCGCGCCCGTGTCGCACCCGAGCCGGATGCTGCGGACGTTCGTCGAGCGCTACGCCCGGTAGGGCGCCGTCGGTAAGTCGTCGGCCATCCGTCGATCCGCCGTCGGTCAGTCGTCGGTCAGCCGTCGATCCGCCGTCGGTCAGTCGTCGGTCAGCCGTCGGTCAGCGTCGATCTGCCGTCGGTCAGCCGTCGATCAGCCGTCGGTCCGCCGTCGGTCAGCCCTCGATGATGCGGGCGACAGATGCCTCGGCCACCGCCGGATCGTCGGCCAGCCCGTCGCCGAGTCCGAGGTCGACGAGCACGATCGAGCCGGCGTACTCGGGCCCTCGCCGCAGGACGAGCCCGGCCTTGACGGCGCCGAAGGTCACCGTGACGGATGCCGGCAGCACCGTGTCGTCGGCGGTCGAGCCGTCGTCGGGCTGCAGGCCGCTCGGCAGGTCGACC
This region includes:
- a CDS encoding glutamine amidotransferase, which codes for MKPFVLLATRAEDLPADEEYALFLRYSGLEERSLRRVRLEAGAMPDFDLDELSGIFVGGGPFNASDPADSKSPVQQRVEAEFAALLDRVVARDFPFLGACYGVGTVGAYLGATIDRTYSEPISVVPVTLTEDGASDPLLEGMPRTFEAFVGHKEAISALPERAVLLASSPTCPVQMFRVGRNVYATQFHPELDVEGITTRIHAYASHGYFETDELDLTLAAVRRAPVSHPSRMLRTFVERYAR